A stretch of Paludisphaera borealis DNA encodes these proteins:
- a CDS encoding DNA primase produces the protein MLELRRGGDVFDFVQKIERVEFPEALRMLAERAGIVLESPSASAAARSGGPTKSDLAGVLAWAEKYFATGLKSSDAARAYLKERGLSADSVTRHRLGFAPEERGRLSAEARKQGFTHDLLEQAGLIVRPEDSPGVVRERFRGRLIFPIHDERGRTIGFGGRILPEAERVASSMGNRVAKYLNSPETALFQKRRVLYAADLARTAGREAGWVAVVEGYTDVIAAHQVGLCNVVGTLGTAFGDDHVQTLRRLADRACLVFDGDTAGQTAAERALEVFLGHELDVRVLSLPSGLDPCDFLLNQGADAFRDLASKAVDPLAFILDRARVRFEFESIEGSRQAAEWVLGIMSRVPSQSRVGLDLKLAKALDALAHGLRVPLDPLKKRLGELRRAAAKPKSNRREPDGPPGSTPRIDSAHAVAAAPELFRAMDPVDRELLEIVVNQPDCVSRIVSRVPLVALRDDAARAILKASYDLFSEGERPCYESLVTRLEDPRPRALAAYLDHTGSGTHEEQPLDDDTASQGDWERRLELVLGRLAERERLVRLGDLRQALDEIDQQADPDAYRALELEYRRLLTQRAGTKKSRPDPTFRA, from the coding sequence GTGCTGGAGCTGCGGCGAGGGGGGGACGTCTTCGATTTCGTGCAGAAGATCGAGCGGGTCGAGTTTCCAGAGGCGCTGCGGATGCTGGCCGAACGGGCGGGGATCGTGTTGGAGAGCCCGTCGGCTTCGGCCGCCGCGCGGTCCGGGGGGCCGACGAAGTCGGACCTGGCCGGCGTCCTGGCCTGGGCCGAGAAATATTTTGCGACCGGCTTGAAATCCTCCGACGCGGCTCGTGCGTATTTGAAGGAGCGGGGTCTGTCGGCCGATAGTGTGACGCGGCACCGGCTGGGGTTCGCTCCCGAGGAGCGGGGCCGGCTGTCGGCCGAGGCTCGCAAGCAGGGATTCACGCACGACTTGCTCGAACAGGCCGGTTTGATCGTGCGTCCCGAAGATTCGCCTGGGGTGGTGCGTGAGCGATTTCGGGGTCGTCTGATTTTTCCTATTCATGACGAACGAGGCCGGACGATCGGATTTGGAGGGCGAATTCTGCCGGAGGCCGAGCGCGTCGCTTCGTCAATGGGAAATCGTGTCGCAAAATACCTTAACAGTCCTGAGACCGCGTTGTTTCAGAAACGACGAGTCCTCTACGCCGCGGATCTCGCCAGGACGGCCGGCCGCGAAGCCGGCTGGGTGGCTGTTGTGGAAGGATACACCGACGTGATCGCCGCGCATCAGGTGGGGCTCTGCAATGTCGTGGGCACGCTGGGGACCGCCTTCGGCGACGACCACGTGCAGACGTTGCGGAGGCTCGCCGACCGGGCTTGCCTGGTGTTCGACGGCGACACGGCCGGTCAGACGGCCGCCGAGCGGGCGCTCGAGGTCTTCCTGGGCCACGAGCTCGACGTTCGGGTGCTCTCCTTGCCTTCGGGCCTCGATCCGTGCGATTTCCTCTTGAATCAGGGGGCCGACGCGTTTCGAGACCTGGCTTCCAAGGCCGTTGATCCACTGGCGTTCATCCTTGACCGGGCTCGCGTCCGATTTGAATTCGAGTCGATCGAGGGTTCACGACAGGCGGCCGAGTGGGTTCTGGGAATCATGAGCCGGGTTCCGTCGCAGTCGCGGGTCGGCCTCGACCTGAAGCTGGCCAAGGCGCTCGACGCCCTGGCTCACGGGCTTCGGGTGCCGCTCGACCCGCTCAAGAAGCGGCTCGGCGAACTGCGGCGGGCCGCCGCCAAGCCGAAGTCGAACCGGCGGGAGCCCGACGGCCCGCCCGGCTCGACGCCCCGGATCGACTCGGCCCACGCCGTCGCGGCGGCCCCCGAACTCTTCCGGGCGATGGACCCGGTCGACCGTGAACTGCTCGAGATCGTCGTCAACCAGCCCGACTGCGTCAGCCGAATCGTCTCCCGCGTCCCGCTCGTCGCACTCCGCGACGACGCGGCCCGCGCGATCCTCAAGGCCAGCTACGACCTGTTCAGCGAAGGGGAACGTCCGTGCTACGAATCGCTCGTCACCCGCCTCGAGGATCCCCGGCCTCGGGCCCTGGCCGCGTACCTCGACCACACCGGGTCGGGGACGCATGAGGAACAGCCGCTTGACGACGACACGGCCTCGCAAGGCGACTGGGAACGGAGGCTCGAGCTGGTGCTCGGCCGGCTCGCCGAACGCGAGCGGCTGGTCCGGCTCGGCGACTTGCGACAGGCCCTCGATGAGATCGATCAACAAGCCGATCCTGATGCGTATCGCGCCTTAGAATTAGAATACCGTCGACTACTGACTCAGCGGGCGGGGACCAAGAAGTCGCGTCCCGATCCGACGTTTCGTGCGTGA
- a CDS encoding trypsin-like peptidase domain-containing protein — MASLNPSDDGYGFEAPPPRPTTPPVRRGYVLILCLLTAAVAFVYGVPMIAERIGYAWEAGRSRAASQALAKLDEQGAVSQASKLFRMATTAVSPAVVNVQSFRDRGGVGPHGLPVGGASSNREEGPGRELGSGVIVDRANGYIVTNNHVVQDADRILVRLGPRYDVPAKLVGSDPKTDLAVLQVKADLKVQAEWGDSEKLDIGDWVLAIGSPMGFDHSVTAGIVSATERNDLRIAEYESFIQTDAAINPGNSGGPLIDLAGKVIGINTAIITQSGGYEGIGLAIPSSLARRIVESLIKDGKVVRGYLGIAIRPVDDELAKSLKLPENRGAMITSVLPDGPAGQAKLKAGDVIVKLAGRNVDDPTSLRYVTAELGAGVHVPLVYYRDGGEQTVDVAIAAVPTNPEIGRLGFRVREIPGPDGKQTVLEVDRVVSASPAFAAGVRPGMAIIAVDKTPVRSALEFLSIIKDYDLTRGLPLVVMTRDGRFGPVMLTAPGAGRDEAVPAPLP; from the coding sequence ATGGCGTCGTTGAACCCTTCGGATGATGGATACGGCTTCGAGGCTCCGCCGCCGAGACCGACGACTCCGCCGGTGAGGCGGGGGTACGTGTTGATCCTCTGCCTGCTGACCGCGGCGGTCGCTTTCGTTTACGGCGTGCCGATGATCGCCGAGCGGATCGGCTATGCGTGGGAGGCCGGCCGGTCGCGGGCGGCGTCGCAGGCGCTTGCGAAGCTCGACGAGCAAGGGGCGGTCAGCCAGGCGTCCAAGCTGTTCCGGATGGCGACGACGGCGGTCTCGCCGGCGGTGGTCAACGTCCAATCGTTCCGCGATCGCGGCGGCGTGGGGCCGCACGGCCTGCCGGTGGGCGGAGCGTCGAGCAACCGGGAGGAAGGGCCGGGCCGCGAGCTGGGCTCGGGGGTGATCGTCGATCGGGCCAACGGCTACATCGTCACCAACAACCACGTGGTCCAGGACGCCGACCGGATCCTCGTCCGCCTGGGACCGAGGTACGACGTCCCCGCGAAGCTCGTCGGCTCCGACCCCAAGACCGACCTCGCGGTGCTCCAGGTGAAGGCCGACCTCAAGGTCCAGGCCGAGTGGGGCGATTCGGAGAAGCTCGACATCGGCGACTGGGTGCTGGCGATCGGCAGCCCGATGGGCTTCGACCACTCGGTGACCGCCGGCATCGTCTCGGCCACCGAGCGCAACGACCTGCGGATCGCCGAGTACGAGTCATTCATCCAGACCGACGCGGCGATCAACCCGGGCAACTCGGGAGGACCGCTGATCGACCTCGCCGGCAAGGTGATCGGCATCAATACCGCGATCATCACGCAATCGGGGGGCTATGAGGGGATCGGCCTGGCCATCCCGTCGTCGCTGGCCCGGCGGATCGTGGAGAGTCTGATCAAGGACGGCAAGGTTGTCCGTGGTTACCTCGGCATCGCCATCCGTCCGGTCGACGACGAGCTGGCCAAATCCCTCAAGTTGCCCGAAAACCGCGGCGCGATGATCACCTCGGTGCTCCCCGACGGCCCGGCGGGCCAGGCGAAGCTAAAGGCCGGCGACGTGATCGTCAAGCTGGCGGGCCGGAACGTGGACGATCCCACGAGCCTGCGCTATGTGACCGCCGAACTCGGCGCGGGGGTCCACGTGCCGTTGGTCTACTACCGCGACGGCGGCGAACAGACGGTCGACGTGGCGATCGCGGCGGTCCCCACGAACCCCGAGATCGGCCGCTTGGGGTTCCGGGTGCGGGAGATTCCGGGGCCCGACGGCAAGCAAACGGTCCTGGAGGTCGATCGGGTGGTGTCGGCGAGCCCGGCGTTCGCGGCCGGCGTCCGGCCGGGGATGGCGATCATCGCCGTCGACAAGACGCCGGTCCGCTCGGCCCTGGAATTCCTGTCGATCATCAAGGATTACGACCTGACGCGCGGGCTGCCGCTGGTGGTCATGACCCGCGACGGTCGGTTCGGCCCCGTCATGCTCACCGCCCCAGGCGCCGGCCGCGACGAGGCGGTCCCCGCCCCCCTGCCCTGA
- the asnB gene encoding asparagine synthase (glutamine-hydrolyzing), protein MCGIAGFVNGQDRPADRGVIEAMTAVLARRGPDGSGVHVAGPVALGHRRLSIIDVAGGAQPLSNEDGTVWVTYNGELYNELDLRPGLEALGHRYKTRSDTETLVHLYEEKGVEFVNPLNGMFALAIWDEPRGRLVLARDRMGQKPLYYAELPGGGLAFGSEPKALLEHPQIARALDPESLARYLFYEYIPAPYSIWRGVRKLPRGHVLVWERGAVRVARYWSPPSPTPESEIAPFEQAVEPFWSAFREAVGRHRRSDVPLGVFLSGGVDSSSVAAALCEIAPAANIHTFSIGFEDPSFDESRHALEVARFLGTNHHARTFAVEQVYELLPEVAGWLDEPFGDASILPTHLLSRFARESVTVALGGDGADELMAGYPTFEAERAARLYRGLPRPARALAEAAVGRLPVDHRNFSFDFKLKQFLRGAAEPLPLAHQRWLGSFSGPELSRLLIDHDFDVEAEHVALDRALPAAADPLARSLALYQETYLPEDILTKVDRASMACGLEVRAPFLDAELVDQIVRLPSSYKYGRGRTKRLLKAAVAGRIPAAILDRPKKGFGIPAARWLRGPLGPMLDRLLGRDRLERQGLFQPDEVARRIEEHRSGARDHRKPLWTLLMFQLWHEQWLE, encoded by the coding sequence ATGTGTGGAATCGCCGGTTTCGTGAATGGCCAGGACCGGCCCGCCGATCGCGGCGTGATCGAGGCGATGACCGCCGTTCTGGCCCGCCGAGGCCCCGACGGATCGGGCGTCCACGTCGCCGGCCCGGTCGCCCTGGGCCATCGCCGGCTGTCGATCATCGACGTCGCCGGCGGCGCGCAGCCGCTCTCGAACGAAGACGGCACGGTCTGGGTCACGTACAACGGCGAACTCTACAACGAGCTCGACCTCCGGCCGGGTCTCGAAGCCCTAGGACACCGCTACAAGACCCGCTCCGACACCGAAACCCTCGTCCATCTCTATGAGGAGAAGGGCGTCGAGTTCGTCAACCCGCTCAACGGCATGTTCGCCCTGGCCATCTGGGACGAACCGCGCGGCCGACTGGTCCTGGCCCGCGACCGGATGGGGCAGAAGCCGCTCTATTACGCGGAACTCCCCGGCGGCGGCCTCGCCTTCGGCTCCGAGCCCAAGGCGCTGCTTGAACACCCGCAGATCGCCCGGGCGCTCGACCCGGAGAGCCTCGCCCGCTATCTCTTCTACGAGTACATCCCCGCCCCGTACTCGATCTGGCGAGGCGTTCGCAAGCTCCCGCGCGGCCACGTCCTGGTCTGGGAGCGGGGCGCGGTCCGGGTCGCCCGGTACTGGTCGCCGCCGTCGCCGACGCCCGAGTCGGAGATCGCGCCGTTCGAGCAGGCCGTCGAGCCGTTCTGGTCGGCCTTCCGCGAGGCCGTCGGCCGCCATCGCCGGTCGGACGTCCCGCTCGGCGTCTTCCTGTCGGGGGGCGTCGATTCGTCGAGCGTCGCCGCGGCCCTCTGCGAGATCGCGCCCGCCGCGAACATCCATACGTTTTCGATCGGCTTCGAAGACCCGAGCTTCGACGAGAGCCGCCACGCCCTGGAAGTGGCCCGGTTCCTGGGGACGAACCACCACGCGCGGACGTTCGCGGTCGAGCAGGTCTACGAGCTGCTGCCGGAGGTCGCCGGCTGGCTCGACGAGCCGTTCGGCGACGCCTCGATCCTGCCGACCCACCTGCTGAGCCGGTTCGCCCGCGAGTCGGTCACGGTCGCGCTGGGAGGCGACGGCGCCGACGAGCTGATGGCCGGCTACCCGACGTTCGAGGCCGAACGCGCCGCCAGGCTCTACCGAGGGCTTCCCCGCCCCGCCCGCGCGCTGGCCGAGGCCGCCGTCGGCCGGCTGCCGGTCGACCATCGCAACTTCAGCTTCGATTTCAAGCTCAAGCAGTTCCTCCGGGGCGCCGCCGAACCTCTACCGCTCGCCCACCAGCGCTGGCTGGGCTCGTTCTCCGGCCCCGAGCTGTCGCGGCTGCTGATCGACCACGATTTCGACGTCGAGGCCGAGCACGTCGCGCTCGACCGGGCGCTCCCCGCCGCCGCCGACCCGCTGGCCCGCTCGCTGGCTCTTTATCAGGAAACCTACCTGCCGGAAGACATCCTCACCAAGGTCGACCGCGCCAGCATGGCGTGCGGCCTGGAAGTCCGCGCCCCGTTCCTCGACGCCGAGCTGGTCGACCAGATCGTCCGGCTGCCGTCGTCGTACAAGTACGGCCGGGGACGGACCAAGCGGCTGCTCAAGGCGGCCGTCGCGGGCCGGATTCCGGCGGCGATCCTCGACCGCCCCAAGAAAGGGTTCGGCATCCCCGCCGCGCGCTGGCTGCGAGGGCCGCTCGGCCCCATGCTCGACCGCCTGCTCGGCCGCGACCGGCTCGAACGGCAAGGCCTGTTTCAACCCGACGAGGTCGCCCGTCGGATCGAGGAACATCGCTCCGGAGCGCGCGACCATCGCAAGCCGCTCTGGACCCTCCTGATGTTCCAGCTCTGGCATGAACAGTGGCTTGAATGA
- a CDS encoding metallophosphoesterase family protein, which produces MRILLVSDIHANWPALAAIDEPHDVCLCLGDLVDYGPDPARCVRWAMEHASYAVRGNHDHGVAQGIPVTGENSFRYLTRVTRPHMWDALDAGERRWLLQLPVTQRVTLGQKRFLLVHATPRDPLDEYLLRDEAGWARRLENVEADIVCVGHSHMQFKLKIGDKIVINPGSVGLPRDGDPRAAYAVIDDDRIELKRTAYPVEETLARIDAAPWPQRAKDMMSHVLRVGRLPAAPPERPTSTTGADPGDAEIDPEDAPIPV; this is translated from the coding sequence ATGAGAATCCTCCTCGTCTCGGACATCCACGCCAACTGGCCGGCCCTGGCGGCGATCGACGAACCGCACGACGTCTGCCTCTGCCTGGGCGACCTCGTCGACTACGGCCCCGACCCGGCGCGCTGCGTGCGGTGGGCGATGGAGCACGCCTCGTACGCGGTCCGCGGCAACCACGACCACGGCGTCGCCCAGGGGATCCCCGTCACCGGCGAGAACAGCTTCCGCTATCTGACCCGCGTCACCCGCCCCCACATGTGGGACGCCCTCGACGCCGGCGAACGCCGCTGGCTGCTCCAGCTTCCCGTCACCCAGCGCGTGACGCTCGGACAAAAGCGGTTCCTCCTGGTTCACGCCACCCCCCGCGACCCGCTCGACGAATATCTGCTACGGGACGAGGCCGGCTGGGCGCGTCGGCTGGAGAACGTCGAGGCCGACATCGTCTGCGTCGGCCACTCGCACATGCAGTTCAAACTGAAGATCGGCGACAAGATCGTGATCAACCCCGGCAGCGTCGGCCTCCCCCGCGACGGCGACCCCCGCGCCGCCTACGCCGTCATCGACGACGACCGGATCGAACTCAAGCGGACCGCCTATCCTGTCGAAGAAACCCTCGCAAGGATCGACGCCGCCCCCTGGCCCCAACGCGCCAAGGACATGATGAGCCATGTGCTCCGCGTCGGCCGGCTGCCCGCCGCCCCCCCGGAACGGCCGACGTCGACCACCGGCGCCGACCCCGGCGACGCCGAAATCGACCCCGAGGACGCCCCGATACCCGTCTGA
- the rpsJ gene encoding 30S ribosomal protein S10: MAGTSNERIRIRMEAYDHTILDQSAKDIVDTAKRTEAIVHGPIPLPTRIERYTVLRSPHIDKKSREQFEIRTHKRLIDIVQPTNKTIDALNKLSLPAGVDIKIKASPTGS, translated from the coding sequence GTGGCGGGTACTAGCAACGAACGCATTCGGATCCGGATGGAAGCCTACGACCACACCATCTTGGATCAGTCGGCCAAGGACATCGTCGACACAGCCAAGCGAACCGAAGCCATCGTCCACGGACCGATCCCGCTTCCCACGCGGATTGAACGTTACACCGTGCTCCGCAGCCCGCACATCGACAAGAAGTCGCGGGAGCAGTTTGAGATCCGGACGCACAAGCGGCTGATCGACATCGTTCAGCCGACGAACAAAACGATTGACGCCCTCAACAAGCTGAGCCTGCCGGCCGGCGTGGACATCAAGATCAAGGCGTCCCCCACGGGCTCCTGA
- the rplC gene encoding 50S ribosomal protein L3, with product MRVGLLGRKIGMTQIFQEDGTAVPVTVLECGPCTVLQVRTEELDGYHAVQLGFADKKRKSATMAERGHAKKVEAEPKRYVREIRQATAAELTAGTILTVDAFAEVKHVDVTGTSKGRGFSGVIKRHGFRGLRATHGVKRMHRHPGSSGPSADPSRTRKGIRKPGQFGNTRTTVRNLEVVRVDPTNNLLLLRGAVPGPNGGYLTIRQTNKA from the coding sequence ATGCGAGTGGGACTGCTGGGACGGAAGATCGGGATGACGCAGATCTTCCAGGAAGACGGCACCGCCGTGCCGGTCACCGTGCTGGAGTGCGGGCCGTGCACCGTGCTTCAGGTCCGCACGGAAGAACTCGACGGGTACCACGCGGTCCAGCTCGGGTTCGCCGATAAAAAGCGGAAGAGCGCCACGATGGCGGAGCGGGGCCACGCCAAGAAGGTCGAGGCCGAGCCCAAGCGGTACGTCCGCGAGATCCGTCAGGCGACCGCGGCCGAACTGACGGCCGGGACGATCCTGACGGTGGACGCGTTCGCCGAAGTAAAGCACGTCGACGTCACCGGCACCAGCAAGGGCCGGGGCTTCTCGGGCGTCATCAAGCGGCACGGCTTCCGCGGCTTGCGAGCCACCCACGGCGTCAAGCGGATGCACCGCCACCCGGGCTCGTCGGGCCCGAGCGCCGACCCGTCGCGGACCCGCAAGGGCATCCGCAAGCCGGGGCAGTTCGGCAACACCCGCACCACCGTGCGGAACCTCGAGGTCGTCCGGGTCGACCCGACCAACAATCTGCTGCTGCTCCGGGGGGCGGTCCCCGGCCCCAACGGCGGCTATCTGACCATCCGGCAGACCAACAAGGCCTGA
- the rplD gene encoding 50S ribosomal protein L4: protein MLTEPLTIPVYNPAGEQVGHETIDPADFGGEINKQLLHDVVLMHLAARRVGTVNTRGRSDVAGSGKKLFRQKGTGNARAGAKRTHKRKGGGAAFARRNRDYRYSLPKQAVRSAIRMALLSKFEDKQVLILDGLSLDAPKTQQVARALKAIRRPDITETEAAEVVGETKAQAARRTLHGRTVLIGLPDNNPVLYRSARNIEGVEVAPVGEFNTYDVLKQRYLVLTREALATLKERVKTKPARRREKPALEAAGTES from the coding sequence ATGCTGACTGAACCGCTGACCATACCAGTTTACAATCCCGCCGGCGAGCAGGTGGGTCACGAGACGATCGACCCCGCCGACTTCGGCGGCGAGATCAACAAGCAACTGCTCCACGACGTGGTGCTGATGCACTTGGCCGCCCGCCGCGTCGGCACCGTCAACACCCGGGGCCGCTCCGACGTCGCCGGCTCGGGCAAGAAGCTGTTCCGCCAGAAGGGGACCGGCAACGCCCGTGCGGGTGCCAAGCGGACGCACAAGCGGAAGGGGGGCGGCGCCGCCTTCGCCCGCCGCAACCGCGACTACCGCTACAGCCTGCCCAAGCAGGCCGTCCGGTCGGCCATCCGCATGGCGCTGCTGTCGAAGTTCGAGGACAAGCAGGTCCTGATCCTCGACGGCCTGAGCCTGGACGCCCCCAAGACCCAGCAGGTCGCCCGGGCCCTCAAGGCGATCCGCCGCCCCGACATCACCGAGACCGAGGCCGCCGAAGTCGTCGGCGAGACCAAGGCGCAGGCGGCCCGCCGCACGCTCCACGGCCGCACGGTGCTGATCGGCCTGCCCGACAACAACCCGGTCCTCTACCGCAGCGCCCGCAACATCGAGGGCGTCGAAGTGGCGCCGGTGGGCGAGTTCAACACCTACGACGTCCTCAAGCAGCGTTACCTGGTGCTCACCCGCGAGGCGCTCGCGACCCTCAAGGAACGCGTCAAGACCAAGCCGGCCCGCCGCCGCGAAAAGCCGGCCCTCGAAGCCGCCGGAACGGAGAGCTGA
- the rplW gene encoding 50S ribosomal protein L23 — protein sequence MVTLRRPPRYTRSGPVLEPYQVVVRPLITEKATHLSERHNAYTFEVNPLANKTEIKQAVEILFNVKVVDVRVQNRRGKLRRHRLKVGRMRNWKKAVVALHDEYRIDFY from the coding sequence ATGGTGACCCTCCGCCGTCCCCCGAGATACACGCGATCCGGCCCCGTCCTCGAACCCTACCAGGTGGTCGTCCGCCCGCTCATCACCGAGAAGGCGACCCACCTGTCGGAACGGCACAACGCCTACACGTTCGAGGTCAACCCGCTCGCCAACAAGACCGAGATCAAGCAGGCCGTCGAAATCCTGTTCAACGTCAAGGTGGTCGACGTCCGCGTCCAGAACCGCCGCGGCAAGCTCCGCCGCCACCGCCTCAAGGTGGGCCGGATGCGGAACTGGAAGAAGGCGGTCGTCGCGCTCCACGACGAGTACCGGATCGACTTCTATTGA
- the rplB gene encoding 50S ribosomal protein L2 produces the protein MGIRVYKPTSPGRRNASVSDFSELTDKNKKPEKSLTEPLRRTGGRNNQGVITVRHRGGGHKRMYRVIDFRRNDHDGVPAQVTHIEYDPNRSARIALIVYPDGQKRYILAPEGLKAGMTVNSGPDAEPKVGNCLPLSRIPTGQSIHNIEMQPGAGGKICRSAGVGATLTAREGTWAQLTLPSGEVRRIPSTCRATIGMVGNSDHMNVKLGKAGRSRWLGRRPSVRGMAMNPVDHPMGGGEGRSKGHTPQSPTGVLAKGGKTRRRRKPSNKAIIRRRVSVRYGQLKV, from the coding sequence ATGGGCATTCGCGTCTACAAGCCGACCAGTCCGGGCCGCCGCAACGCGTCGGTCAGCGACTTCTCGGAGCTGACCGACAAGAACAAGAAGCCGGAAAAGTCGCTCACCGAGCCGCTCAGGAGAACGGGCGGCCGGAACAACCAGGGCGTCATCACCGTGCGGCACCGCGGCGGCGGCCACAAGCGGATGTACCGGGTCATCGACTTCCGTCGCAACGACCACGACGGCGTCCCGGCCCAGGTCACGCACATCGAGTACGACCCCAACCGGTCGGCCCGGATCGCCCTGATCGTCTACCCCGACGGCCAGAAGCGGTACATCCTGGCGCCCGAGGGGTTAAAGGCCGGCATGACCGTGAACTCCGGGCCCGACGCCGAGCCCAAGGTGGGCAACTGCCTGCCGCTCAGCCGGATTCCGACCGGTCAGAGCATCCACAACATCGAAATGCAGCCGGGCGCCGGCGGCAAGATCTGCCGGTCGGCCGGAGTCGGCGCCACCCTCACCGCCCGTGAAGGGACGTGGGCCCAGCTCACCCTCCCCTCGGGCGAGGTCCGGCGGATTCCGTCGACCTGCCGGGCGACGATCGGCATGGTCGGCAACTCCGACCACATGAACGTCAAGCTCGGCAAGGCCGGCCGGTCGAGGTGGCTGGGACGTCGTCCGTCCGTCCGCGGCATGGCGATGAACCCGGTCGACCACCCGATGGGGGGTGGCGAAGGGCGTTCCAAGGGGCACACCCCGCAGTCGCCGACCGGCGTGCTGGCCAAGGGGGGCAAGACCCGCCGCCGCCGCAAGCCGTCGAACAAGGCGATCATCCGCCGCCGCGTCAGCGTCCGCTACGGGCAGCTCAAAGTCTAG
- the rpsS gene encoding 30S ribosomal protein S19 produces MGRSLKKGPYVVDRLLEKAVRADASGSRDPIKTWARACTIVPEFIGKNFAIHNGRNFIKLYVTEDMVGHKLGEFAPTRTFRSHGGKAAKGAKR; encoded by the coding sequence ATGGGACGTTCGCTCAAGAAGGGCCCCTACGTCGTCGACCGGCTGCTCGAAAAGGCCGTCAGGGCCGACGCGAGCGGCAGCCGCGACCCGATCAAGACCTGGGCCCGAGCCTGCACCATCGTTCCCGAGTTCATCGGGAAGAACTTCGCGATCCACAACGGTCGCAACTTCATCAAGCTGTACGTCACCGAGGACATGGTCGGGCACAAGCTCGGCGAATTCGCGCCGACGCGGACGTTCCGGTCCCATGGCGGCAAGGCCGCCAAGGGCGCGAAGAGATAA
- the rplV gene encoding 50S ribosomal protein L22, whose protein sequence is MSTITEYTASHRFARISVRKVRPLLDLIRGKYADDAIDILKYMPHRGARMIEQVLKSAMANAEDRGVRNAGDLVVTDARGDGGPMFKRLMPRARGMAYMIRRRSAHIVIGLEDFAAKAGDEE, encoded by the coding sequence ATGAGCACCATCACCGAATACACGGCCAGTCATCGCTTCGCCCGGATCTCGGTGCGCAAGGTCCGGCCCTTGCTCGATTTGATCCGCGGCAAGTACGCCGACGACGCCATCGACATCCTCAAGTACATGCCCCACCGGGGCGCCCGGATGATCGAGCAGGTCCTCAAGAGCGCCATGGCCAACGCCGAGGACCGGGGGGTCCGCAATGCGGGCGACCTGGTCGTCACCGACGCCCGAGGCGACGGCGGCCCGATGTTCAAGCGGCTGATGCCGCGGGCCCGCGGCATGGCCTACATGATCCGCCGCCGCAGCGCCCACATCGTGATCGGCCTCGAAGACTTCGCCGCCAAGGCCGGCGACGAAGAGTGA
- the rpsC gene encoding 30S ribosomal protein S3 — translation MGQKVRPTGFRVGIMEDWRSRWYASKHEFADLLVEDFKIRKFIKNKYGFAGIPKIEIERTRDAVTVLLFTARPGVVIGRKGAEVEKLQEELQNLTGRRIEIKIVEVARPEIDAQLISEDIAEQLQKRSSFRRTIKRALEQTMDGGAKGVKVQLSGRLGGAEMSRTEAAAQGSVPLSTLRARIDYGFAEAKTAQGHIGVKVWVNQGDYLKTEAVDGADAQASKVSKNPKRPRKR, via the coding sequence ATGGGCCAGAAGGTGCGACCGACTGGGTTCCGCGTGGGAATCATGGAAGACTGGCGGAGCCGCTGGTACGCTTCCAAGCATGAGTTCGCCGACCTCCTGGTCGAGGACTTCAAGATCCGGAAGTTCATCAAGAACAAGTACGGATTCGCCGGCATTCCCAAGATCGAGATCGAGCGGACCCGCGACGCCGTGACCGTCCTCTTGTTCACCGCACGGCCGGGCGTCGTGATCGGTCGCAAAGGGGCCGAGGTCGAGAAGCTCCAAGAGGAGCTGCAGAACCTCACCGGGCGGCGGATCGAGATCAAGATCGTGGAAGTGGCCCGCCCCGAGATCGACGCACAGCTGATCAGCGAAGACATCGCCGAACAGCTCCAGAAGCGGTCGAGCTTCCGGCGGACGATCAAGCGGGCCCTCGAACAGACGATGGACGGCGGCGCCAAGGGCGTCAAGGTTCAACTCTCCGGACGACTCGGCGGCGCTGAGATGTCCCGGACCGAGGCCGCGGCCCAGGGGTCGGTTCCCCTGAGCACGCTCCGAGCCCGGATCGATTACGGTTTCGCCGAGGCCAAGACGGCGCAGGGCCACATCGGCGTCAAGGTATGGGTCAACCAGGGCGACTATTTGAAGACGGAGGCTGTCGATGGCGCTGATGCCCAAGCGAGTAAAGTTTCGAAAAATCCAAAAAGGCCGCGTAAAAGGTAA